A part of Miscanthus floridulus cultivar M001 chromosome 6, ASM1932011v1, whole genome shotgun sequence genomic DNA contains:
- the LOC136456406 gene encoding uncharacterized protein isoform X1: MRLPHAADLRAFLAAAAVAHLSSSRASRTSPCARPPPPGFRAFASSRTSPPPSSPSQTGAVASASAAAAAAAAAAACEHVAEKPAICTADELHYAPVPGTEWRLALWRYRPPPEAPKRNHPLMLLSGVATNAIGFDLSPGASFARHMSMQGFDTWIVEVRGAGLSMRGSELAAANTESDITPDPSLDESSTAKASGVVPAENMSTSQPLISEVPVIADKNMVGTSISEEPQLVTKLSNALAQLGETFSGYVKDNQLKNIADSFFDRVSELAPDASLASLEEVSERILGLLELPQTSVISDQISNLSQRLVKILGEGQQSVSPKLFGWQERLSATIEDLQKQLELIISYDWDFDHYLEEDVPAAMDYIRKQSVPKDGKLLAIGHSMGGILLYAMVSKCGSEGAEPELAAIVTLASSVDYTTSNSSLKLLLPFADPAEMLRVPAIPLGALLSTTYPISSRAPYILSLLRSQISAKEMMDPELLSKLILNNFCTVPAKVLLQLTTAFRDGGLRNRTGTFFFKEHLNKIKVPVLALAGDEDLICPPEAVYETVKLIPQHLVTYKVFGEPEGPHYAHYDLVGGRKAVHEVYPCIIEFLSQHDEGSS; this comes from the exons ATGCGGCTGCCGCACGCGGCCGACCTCCGCGCCTTCCTCGCGGCTGCCGCCGTCGCGCATCTCTCCTCCTCCAGGGCCTCCCGCACCTCCCCGTGCGCGCGCCCGCCACCTCCGGGGTTCCGCGCGTTCGCCTCCTCCCGCACCTCGCCGCCGCCCTCCTCGCCCTCGCAAACGGGAGCagtcgcctccgcctccgccgccgccgccgccgcagcagcagcagcagcttgcgAGCATGTGGCGGAGAAGCCCGCTATATGCACGGCCGACGAGCTGCACTACGCGCCCGTGCCGGGCACCGAGTGGCGGCTCGCGCTCTGGCGGTACCGTCCGCCGCCTGAG GCGCCGAAGAGGAACCACCCGCTGATGCTGCTGTCTGGAGTGGCCACGAACGCCATTGGGTTCGACCTGTCCCCTGGG GCTTCATTTGCTCGTCATATGTCCATGCAAGGATTTGATACATGGATTGTTGAAGTGCGTGGTGCAGGCCTGAGCATGCGTGGATCAGAACTAGCTGCAGCTAACACCGAGTCTGACATCACCCCTGATCCTAGTTTGGATGAAAGTTCTACAGCAAAAGCAAGTGGTGTTGTTCCTGCTGAGAATATGTCCACTTCTCAACCTCTTATTTCTGAAGTTCCAGTAATAGCAGATAAGAACATGGTAGGAACAAGTATATCAGAAGAACCACAGCTGGTGACAAAGTTGTCAAATGCTTTGGCACAATTGGGTGAAACATTCTCAGGTTATGTAAAAGATAACCAGCTGAAAAACATAGCTGACAGTTTTTTTGATCGAGTGTCAGAACTTGCTCCCGATGCCTCCTTAGCTAGCCTTGAGGAGGTTTCAGAAAGGATTTTAGGTTTGTTGGAATTGCCACAGACATCAGTGATATCTGATCAAATTAGCAATTTAAGTCAGCGCCTTGTGAAGATTCTGGGGGAGGGCCAACAAAGTGTTTCCCCTAAGCTGTTTGGCTGGCAAGAACGCCTCTCTGCAACCATAGAAGACCTACAGAAACAATTGGAGCTTATTATAAGCTATGATTGGGACTTTGACCATTATCTGGAGGAGGATGTACCTGCTGCG ATGGATTACATAAGAAAACAGAGTGTACCGAAGGATGGGAAATTGCTTGCTATTGGTCATTCCATGGGAGGAATCTTATTGTATGCGATGGTTTCAAAGTGTG GATCCGAAGGGGCTGAGCCAGAGCTGGCAGCAATTGTTACTTTGGCTTCATCAGTTGACTACACAACATCCAATTCCTCACTCAAGTTGTTATTGCCGTTT GCAGATCCAGCTGAGATGTTGCGTGTTCCTGCTATCCCACTAGGAGCATTACTGTCTACTACCTATCCTATATCATCTCGTGCACCATATATTCTGTCACTGCTTCGCTCTCAAATTTCGGCCAAGGAAATGATGGACCCTGAACTGCTTTCAAAGCTTATCTTGAATAACTTTT GCACAGTACCAGCAAAGGTTTTGTTACAGCTTACGACCGCATTCCGTGATGGCGGGCTGCGCAACAGGACTGGTACCTTTTTCTTCAAAGAGCACCTGAACAAAATCAAGGTCCCGGTGCTTGCCCTTGCTGGAGACGAGGATCTGATTTGTCCGCCAGAAGCTGTTTACG AAACTGTGAAGCTAATTCCTCAGCATTTGGTTACATACAAGGTTTTTGGAGAACCCGAAGGCCCTCACTATGCACATTATGACTTAGTTGGAGGGAGAAAG GCTGTCCATGAAGTATACCCATGTATAATAGAGTTCCTCTCTCAACATGACGAAGGGTCTTCATGA
- the LOC136456406 gene encoding uncharacterized protein isoform X2 → MRLPHAADLRAFLAAAAVAHLSSSRASRTSPCARPPPPGFRAFASSRTSPPPSSPSQTGAVASASAAAAAAAAAAACEHVAEKPAICTADELHYAPVPGTEWRLALWRYRPPPEAPKRNHPLMLLSGVATNAIGFDLSPGASFARHMSMQGFDTWIVEVRGAGLSMRGSELAAANTESDITPDPSLDESSTAKASGVVPAENMSTSQPLISEVPVIADKNMVGTSISEEPQLVTKLSNALAQLGETFSGYVKDNQLKNIADSFFDRVSELAPDASLASLEEVSERILGLLELPQTSVISDQISNLSQRLVKILGEGQQSVSPKLFGWQERLSATIEDLQKQLELIISYDWDFDHYLEEDVPAAMDYIRKQSVPKDGKLLAIGHSMGGILLYAMVSKCGSEGAEPELAAIVTLASSVDYTTSNSSLKLLLPFADPAEMLRVPAIPLGALLSTTYPISSRAPYILSLLRSQISAKEMMDPELLSKLILNNFCTVPAKVLLQLTTAFRDGGLRNRTGTFFFKEHLNKIKVPVLALAGDEDLICPPEAVYGFWRTRRPSLCTL, encoded by the exons ATGCGGCTGCCGCACGCGGCCGACCTCCGCGCCTTCCTCGCGGCTGCCGCCGTCGCGCATCTCTCCTCCTCCAGGGCCTCCCGCACCTCCCCGTGCGCGCGCCCGCCACCTCCGGGGTTCCGCGCGTTCGCCTCCTCCCGCACCTCGCCGCCGCCCTCCTCGCCCTCGCAAACGGGAGCagtcgcctccgcctccgccgccgccgccgccgcagcagcagcagcagcttgcgAGCATGTGGCGGAGAAGCCCGCTATATGCACGGCCGACGAGCTGCACTACGCGCCCGTGCCGGGCACCGAGTGGCGGCTCGCGCTCTGGCGGTACCGTCCGCCGCCTGAG GCGCCGAAGAGGAACCACCCGCTGATGCTGCTGTCTGGAGTGGCCACGAACGCCATTGGGTTCGACCTGTCCCCTGGG GCTTCATTTGCTCGTCATATGTCCATGCAAGGATTTGATACATGGATTGTTGAAGTGCGTGGTGCAGGCCTGAGCATGCGTGGATCAGAACTAGCTGCAGCTAACACCGAGTCTGACATCACCCCTGATCCTAGTTTGGATGAAAGTTCTACAGCAAAAGCAAGTGGTGTTGTTCCTGCTGAGAATATGTCCACTTCTCAACCTCTTATTTCTGAAGTTCCAGTAATAGCAGATAAGAACATGGTAGGAACAAGTATATCAGAAGAACCACAGCTGGTGACAAAGTTGTCAAATGCTTTGGCACAATTGGGTGAAACATTCTCAGGTTATGTAAAAGATAACCAGCTGAAAAACATAGCTGACAGTTTTTTTGATCGAGTGTCAGAACTTGCTCCCGATGCCTCCTTAGCTAGCCTTGAGGAGGTTTCAGAAAGGATTTTAGGTTTGTTGGAATTGCCACAGACATCAGTGATATCTGATCAAATTAGCAATTTAAGTCAGCGCCTTGTGAAGATTCTGGGGGAGGGCCAACAAAGTGTTTCCCCTAAGCTGTTTGGCTGGCAAGAACGCCTCTCTGCAACCATAGAAGACCTACAGAAACAATTGGAGCTTATTATAAGCTATGATTGGGACTTTGACCATTATCTGGAGGAGGATGTACCTGCTGCG ATGGATTACATAAGAAAACAGAGTGTACCGAAGGATGGGAAATTGCTTGCTATTGGTCATTCCATGGGAGGAATCTTATTGTATGCGATGGTTTCAAAGTGTG GATCCGAAGGGGCTGAGCCAGAGCTGGCAGCAATTGTTACTTTGGCTTCATCAGTTGACTACACAACATCCAATTCCTCACTCAAGTTGTTATTGCCGTTT GCAGATCCAGCTGAGATGTTGCGTGTTCCTGCTATCCCACTAGGAGCATTACTGTCTACTACCTATCCTATATCATCTCGTGCACCATATATTCTGTCACTGCTTCGCTCTCAAATTTCGGCCAAGGAAATGATGGACCCTGAACTGCTTTCAAAGCTTATCTTGAATAACTTTT GCACAGTACCAGCAAAGGTTTTGTTACAGCTTACGACCGCATTCCGTGATGGCGGGCTGCGCAACAGGACTGGTACCTTTTTCTTCAAAGAGCACCTGAACAAAATCAAGGTCCCGGTGCTTGCCCTTGCTGGAGACGAGGATCTGATTTGTCCGCCAGAAGCTGTTTACG GTTTTTGGAGAACCCGAAGGCCCTCACTATGCACATTATGA